A part of Phoenix dactylifera cultivar Barhee BC4 chromosome 2, palm_55x_up_171113_PBpolish2nd_filt_p, whole genome shotgun sequence genomic DNA contains:
- the LOC120110017 gene encoding pyrophosphate-energized membrane proton pump 3-like, producing the protein MNSSHAVAMDDEMENGMGSYQERPRTFPSMRSKSYAPWIVRIFMGINPRGLFVLLLLAFGAVFYVGASTSPIIVFVLSICIISFFFSIYLAKWVLAKDEGPPEMSQISDAIRDGAEGFFRTQYGTISKMAILLALVILGIYLFRTTTPQQESSGLGRSTSAYITVAAFLLGALCFRVSSAARRSAREALQIAVRAGGFSAIVVVGMAVIGVAVLYATFYVWLGVDSPGSMKVTDLPLSLLDMVLVPHLLPFLPNWVVEYTLKAADVGADLVGKVEQGIPEDDPRNPAVIADLVF; encoded by the exons ATGAATTCTTCACATGCTGTTGCAATGGATGATGAAATGGAAAATGGAATGGGGTCATATCAGGAGAGGCCAAGGACTTTTCCCTCCATGCGGAGTAAATCATATGCCCCTTGG ATTGTTCGGATATTTATGGGAATTAATCCCCGTGGCTTATTTGTTCTATTGCTCTTGGCATTTGGAGCTGTATTTTACGTTGGAGCCAGTACTTCACCAATTATTGTCTTCGTGCTTTCTATCTGTATCAtcagcttcttcttctccatttatcTCGCAAAGTGGGTTCTTGCAAAGGATGAGGGCCCCCCTGAAATGTCTCAG ATATCAGATGCCATACGAGATGGGGCGGAAGGTTTTTTCAGGACACAATATGGAACCATTTCCAAGATGGCAATATTACTAGCCCTTGTGATCCTCGGCATATATCTATTTCGTACTACTACTCCACAACAAGAGTCATCTGGCCTAGGAAG GTCGACATCTGCGTACATTACAGTTGCTGCTTTTCTTCTAGGGGCTCTTTGTTTCAG AGTTTCCAGTGCTGCTAGACGTTCTGCAAGGGAGGCATTGCAG ATTGCTGTACGTGCTGGTGGTTTCTCAGCCATTGTTGTCGTTGGCATGGCTGTAATAGGTGTGGCAGTCTTATATGCGACATTTTACGTTTGGCTGGGGGTTGATTCACCTGGTTCAATGAAGGTTACAGACT TGCCTCTCTCCTTGTTGGATATGGTTTTGGTGCCTCATTTGTTGCCCTTTTTGCCCAATTGGGTGGTGGAATATACACTAAAAGCAGCTGATGTTGGAGCTGATCTTGTTGGTAAAGTGGAGCAGGGAATACCCGAAGATGATCCTCGAAATCCTGCTGTGATTGCAGACTTGGTATTTTAA
- the LOC120103768 gene encoding sugar transport protein MST3-like gives MAGGAIISNNGRVEYPGKMTLFVFLTCLVASSGGLIFGYDIGVSGGVTSMDSFLLKFFPSVYKEEKENVSTNQYCKFDSQLLTAFTSSLYLAALIASFVASTMTRMYGRRWSMFVSGVSVLVGSALNGLAENVLILIVGRILLGVGVGFANQSVPVYLSEMAPARLRGMLNICFQLMTTIGIFVANVVNYGTAKISGGWGWRVSLALGAVPAVIITIGSLFLFDTPNSLIERGHKEKAKVVLSRIRGTDDIYHEYDDLVVASEESKAVKHPWSNILKRKYRPQLTMAILIPFFQQVTGINAIMLYAPVLFKTIGFGTEASLMSAVIIGVVKVLSTLVSIATVDKLGRRVLFLQGGTQMIICQIIVGTLIAIKFGTEGHAIVSKPYAISVVVFICLYMAGFAWSWGPLGWLVPSEIFPLEIRSAGQSITVSVNMFVTFVNAQIFLTLFCHMKFGLFYFFSGWVTMMTIFIALFLPETKNVPIEEMVLVWKKHWFWGKFIADEDVHVGNIGMSNSKP, from the exons ATGGCAGGAGGTGCGATCATAAGCAACAATGGAAGGGTAGAATACCCAGGGAAGATGACGCTCTTTGTTTTCCTCACCTGCCTTGTGGCCTCCTCTGGGGGACTTATCTTTGGTTATGACATCGGGGTTTCTG GTGGGGTGACGTCGATGGATTCATTCTTGCTAAAGTTCTTCCCGTCAGTTtacaaggaggagaaggagaacgtAAGCACCAACCAATACTGCAAGTTTGACAGCCAGCTTCTTACTGCCTTCACATCATCTCTATACTTAGCAGCGCTCATTGCTTCATTCGTtgcatctacaatgacaagaatGTATGGGAGGAGGTGGTCAATGTTTGTGAGTGGAGTTTCCGTTCTCGTGGGTTCTGCCCTTAATGGTTTAGCAGAGAATGTGCTTATTCTCATCGTTGGTCGCATCCTTCTTGGTGTTGGTGTAGGATTCGCGAATCAG TCTGTACCAGTGTATCTTTCTGAGATGGCACCTGCGAGGCTTCGAGGCATGCTCAATATTTGTTTCCAACTCATGACTACAATTGGGATATTTGTTGCCAATGTTGTCAACTATGGAACTGCTAAAATTAGTGGTGGGTGGGGTTGGCGCGTTAGCCTTGCGCTTGGTGCTGTTCCTGCTGTGATTATAACCATTGGCTCACTGTTTCTCTTTGACACCCCTAACTCCCTTATTGAGCGTGGCCATAAAGAGAAGGCTAAAGTTGTGCTCTCCAGGATTCGTGGCACTGATGATATCTATCATGAGTATGATGATCTGGTGGTAGCGAGTGAGGAGTCCAAAGCTGTGAAGCACCCCTGGTCTAATATACTAAAGAGGAAGTATCGACCGCAGCTCACCATGGCCATCCTCATCCCCTTCTTCCAACAAGTCACTGGCATTAACGCTATCATGCTATATGCTCCTGTTCTCTTCAAGACAATTGGTTTTGGCACCGAGGCCTCCCTCATGTCTGCTGTAATTATTGGTGTTGTCAAAGTCCTTTCGACGTTAGTCTCCATTGCCACCGTCGACAAGCTCGGTAGGAGGGTGCTCTTTTTACAAGGTGGCACACAAATGATCATATGCCAG ATTATAGTGGGGACATTGATTGCGATCAAGTTTGGGACTGAGGGACATGCAATTGTATCAAAACCTTATGCTATCTCTGTGGTGGTGTTCATTTGCCTCTATATGGCTGGCTTCGCATGGTCATGGGGTCCACTTGGATGGTTGGTCCCTAGTGAGATATTTCCTCTTGAGATCCGGTCGGCAGGCCAAAGCATCACAGTCTCTGTCAATATGTTTGTTACCTTCGTCAATGCGCAAATATTCCTTACTCTCTTTTGCCACATGAAATTTGGGCTCTTCTACTTCTTTAGTGGGTGGGTGACCATGATGACCATCTTTATTGCCCTATTCCTACCTGAGACCAAGAATGTGCCCATTGAAGAGATGGTCCTTGTGTGGAAAAAACATTGGTTTTGGGGCAAGTTCATTGCTGATGAGGATGTTCATGTTGGAAATATTGGGATGAGCAACAGCAAACCATGA